One genomic region from Nitrosopumilus sp. encodes:
- a CDS encoding PadR family transcriptional regulator has protein sequence MISEWFQRVGSSVPRGFSRYFILELLKKTPHTGKEIIDYAVEQSNGIWKPSPGLIYPLLGRLLDEGLIEETKDGRYQLTKKGKETAQDVDKINDIIKNQLDVLFRLGNVGRFVAMDLLEKISSLGSILSSNVANMTDEETQKYRKFLEEELKKINEKNSKKKGKEIRID, from the coding sequence ATGATATCTGAATGGTTTCAAAGAGTAGGAAGTTCAGTGCCAAGAGGATTTTCTAGATATTTCATATTAGAATTATTAAAGAAAACTCCACATACTGGAAAAGAGATTATTGATTATGCAGTAGAACAAAGTAATGGAATCTGGAAACCATCTCCTGGATTGATTTATCCATTGTTAGGGAGATTACTTGATGAAGGATTGATTGAAGAAACTAAGGATGGAAGATATCAGTTAACAAAAAAAGGAAAAGAGACAGCGCAAGATGTAGACAAAATAAATGATATTATAAAAAATCAACTAGATGTTTTGTTTAGATTAGGAAATGTGGGTAGATTTGTTGCAATGGACTTACTTGAGAAAATTTCTTCATTAGGTTCTATTCTGAGCTCAAATGTAGCAAATATGACTGATGAAGAGACACAAAAATATAGAAAATTCCTAGAAGAAGAATTAAAGAAGATTAATGAGAAAAATTCTAAGAAAAAAGGAAAAGAGATCAGAATAGATTAA
- a CDS encoding succinate dehydrogenase/fumarate reductase flavoprotein subunit, which translates to MVDSIEFDLIICGSGLAGLRAAIAAAKKAPNLKIGIVSKVQVMRSHSVSAEGGTAAVLFEDEGDTIESHVYDTVKGSDFLADQDVAERLCVEMPQQIRQLDHWGMPWSRRDDGRIDQRNFGGYSFPRATYASDKVGFFEMQTLYDTCQKYENIEYLNEWFVTSIIHDGKRFMGVTAIELGSGTFYTIKGKALIIATGGAGRLYSFSTYALSSTPDGLDMGLRAGMALKDMEFVQFHPTGILPSGILITEGARGEGGYLLNNKGERFMKTYAAGKMELAPRDIVSRSIMTEIQEGRGFKHETGVDCMKLDLRHLGDEKIKEKLGGIREISIKFSGQDPAQDLLDIRPVCHYMMGGLHTDIDGATEIQGVWAAGEAACNSVHGSNRLGANSTSECIVWGKITGELAIDYIQKNTFSNPWPHHLVASEEKRIYDGIFRGNGDANPYEIRQQLTDTMNEKAYVYKNETNLVEGLKKIRELKQQTWKHVDDKAKEYNTNFANVMELDSMFRVAEIVLLGAINRKESRGAHARTDYPKRDDANFLHHTLAYYDPNGPIMKTHPVTITKYQPVERKY; encoded by the coding sequence ATGGTAGATTCTATTGAATTTGACTTAATTATTTGTGGTTCTGGCCTTGCAGGCCTAAGGGCTGCAATAGCTGCTGCAAAAAAAGCACCTAATCTCAAAATCGGAATTGTATCTAAAGTGCAAGTAATGCGTTCACATTCAGTTTCTGCTGAAGGAGGGACAGCTGCAGTGCTTTTTGAAGATGAAGGTGACACAATTGAATCTCATGTTTATGACACTGTCAAAGGAAGTGACTTTCTTGCAGATCAGGATGTTGCAGAAAGATTATGTGTTGAAATGCCACAACAAATCCGCCAACTAGATCATTGGGGAATGCCATGGTCCAGAAGAGATGATGGCAGAATTGATCAAAGAAATTTTGGTGGTTACAGTTTTCCTAGAGCAACATATGCCTCAGACAAAGTCGGTTTCTTTGAAATGCAAACATTGTATGATACATGTCAAAAATATGAAAATATTGAATATCTTAACGAATGGTTTGTAACATCAATTATTCATGATGGAAAACGATTCATGGGAGTTACTGCAATTGAATTAGGTTCTGGAACATTTTACACAATAAAAGGAAAAGCACTCATCATTGCAACAGGTGGAGCTGGAAGGTTATACAGCTTTTCTACTTATGCACTTTCTTCTACACCTGATGGTTTGGATATGGGATTACGTGCTGGTATGGCACTAAAAGATATGGAGTTTGTACAATTCCATCCTACAGGAATTTTACCATCTGGAATTTTAATTACAGAAGGTGCACGAGGAGAGGGAGGTTATCTTCTTAACAACAAAGGAGAGAGATTTATGAAAACATATGCAGCTGGAAAAATGGAATTAGCTCCGCGTGATATTGTTTCAAGATCTATTATGACAGAAATTCAAGAAGGACGCGGATTCAAACATGAAACTGGTGTTGATTGTATGAAACTTGATTTACGTCATCTTGGAGATGAAAAAATTAAAGAAAAATTAGGAGGAATTAGAGAAATTTCAATTAAATTTTCAGGACAAGATCCTGCACAAGATTTGCTTGACATTAGACCTGTATGTCACTATATGATGGGTGGACTACATACTGATATTGATGGTGCTACTGAAATTCAAGGAGTCTGGGCTGCCGGTGAGGCTGCATGTAACAGTGTCCATGGCTCAAATAGACTAGGAGCAAATTCTACCTCTGAATGTATTGTATGGGGAAAAATTACGGGTGAATTGGCAATTGACTATATTCAAAAGAATACTTTTTCAAATCCTTGGCCCCACCATTTGGTAGCATCTGAAGAGAAGAGAATCTATGACGGAATATTCAGAGGAAATGGAGATGCAAATCCCTATGAAATTAGACAACAATTAACAGATACAATGAATGAAAAAGCATATGTTTACAAAAACGAAACAAATCTTGTTGAAGGCCTCAAAAAAATTCGTGAATTAAAACAACAAACTTGGAAACATGTTGATGATAAAGCAAAAGAGTACAATACAAATTTTGCAAATGTGATGGAACTTGATTCTATGTTCAGAGTAGCAGAAATTGTATTGCTTGGTGCAATCAATAGAAAAGAATCTCGTGGTGCACATGCAAGAACTGATTATCCAAAACGTGATGATGCAAACTTTTTACATCACACTCTTGCATATTATGATCCTAATGGCCCTATCATGAAGACACATCCAGTTACAATTACTAAATATCAGCCAGTGGAGAGGAAGTATTAG
- a CDS encoding succinate dehydrogenase → MPSDDHREGIKGMANPSRYGIERVAYWLMRLSGLGLLAYFIGHIYETSNILRGQVGWDEFLELTQTTEGHIILAIVIAMCVFHTVNGIRVMLGHGGVGVGKPARPDYPYDPASQNYRHKIGIYSAILLAAIAMMYGLAVMFGE, encoded by the coding sequence ATGCCAAGCGATGATCATAGAGAAGGTATCAAAGGAATGGCTAATCCAAGCCGATATGGAATTGAACGTGTTGCATATTGGTTAATGAGATTAAGTGGATTAGGGCTGTTGGCATATTTTATTGGTCATATTTATGAAACAAGCAATATTCTAAGAGGACAAGTTGGTTGGGATGAATTTCTTGAACTAACTCAAACTACAGAAGGACACATAATTTTGGCAATTGTAATTGCAATGTGTGTATTTCATACTGTTAATGGAATTAGAGTAATGTTGGGACATGGAGGAGTTGGTGTAGGGAAACCTGCAAGACCTGATTATCCATATGATCCAGCATCACAAAATTACAGACACAAAATAGGAATTTATTCTGCAATCCTTTTAGCAGCAATTGCAATGATGTACGGTTTAGCGGTAATGTTTGGTGAGTAA
- a CDS encoding succinate dehydrogenase: MRESTIMKIHYGTALAAVALVAVHILMRLTQGFAESLEYESVLANYKFIPYAAMLELILILLSVHGFNGLRVILLELKQGRMYEKAVSYGCLAAMIGLIAYGSRTIIMTNMGMV; the protein is encoded by the coding sequence ATGAGAGAAAGTACAATAATGAAAATTCACTATGGTACGGCTTTAGCAGCTGTTGCCTTAGTTGCAGTTCACATCTTAATGCGTCTAACACAGGGATTTGCGGAATCTTTGGAGTATGAAAGTGTACTTGCAAATTACAAATTCATACCATATGCTGCAATGCTGGAATTAATCTTGATTTTATTATCTGTACATGGATTTAATGGACTTCGAGTAATCTTACTTGAGTTAAAACAAGGAAGGATGTATGAAAAAGCTGTTTCTTATGGTTGTCTTGCAGCAATGATTGGATTAATAGCCTACGGCTCAAGAACAATTATTATGACTAACATGGGGATGGTATAG
- a CDS encoding succinate dehydrogenase/fumarate reductase iron-sulfur subunit has translation MAQVSSIANEQNTTAVSSSKSITLRISRFNPEHDETNGFMEFTIPYQKWTTVLEAILEVKKHFDHSVAVRYSCRQATCGSCGMIINGKPRLACFTKISELNSDVVTVEPMNNFPIIRDLAVKFEKLFDTHQKIKPYLIRDDTELESNEKEFLQSPEEVEQYIQFANCIKCGLCNSACPTMATDSSFVGPQALAQAYRYVADTRDKGKDSRLKIIDDSHGIWRCHFAGSCSQVCPKGVDPAMGIQLLRGYLLGFRS, from the coding sequence ATGGCTCAAGTTTCTAGTATTGCAAATGAACAAAATACTACTGCAGTATCTTCTTCAAAATCTATCACGCTTAGAATTTCAAGATTTAATCCAGAACATGATGAAACTAATGGATTTATGGAGTTTACAATTCCATATCAAAAATGGACAACTGTTCTTGAAGCAATTTTAGAAGTCAAAAAACATTTTGATCATTCAGTTGCTGTACGATATTCTTGTAGACAAGCAACATGTGGTTCATGTGGAATGATAATCAATGGAAAACCTAGATTAGCATGTTTTACAAAAATTAGTGAATTAAACTCTGATGTTGTTACAGTAGAACCGATGAATAATTTTCCTATCATTCGTGATTTAGCTGTAAAATTTGAAAAATTATTTGACACTCATCAAAAAATTAAACCATATCTAATTCGTGATGACACTGAACTAGAATCTAATGAAAAGGAATTCTTACAGTCTCCTGAAGAAGTAGAACAATACATCCAATTTGCAAATTGTATCAAATGTGGTCTGTGTAATTCTGCATGCCCTACAATGGCCACTGATTCTTCTTTTGTTGGACCTCAAGCATTAGCTCAAGCATATCGTTATGTTGCTGATACTAGAGATAAGGGCAAGGATTCTAGATTAAAAATAATTGATGATTCGCATGGTATTTGGAGATGTCATTTTGCCGGTTCATGTAGTCAAGTATGTCCAAAAGGTGTTGATCCTGCAATGGGAATTCAACTACTTCGAGGCTATTTGTTAGGTTTTAGAAGTTAA
- a CDS encoding iron-sulfur cluster assembly protein produces MSQDIKQMRVKIFDELSKIVDPEINTSIVELELIDEVDIDNSNVKVDLHLTSPFCPAVFGFKICQDVHDNLLKVDGVEDVKVNVSNHFMAEQINNQVNNSPKPKKLG; encoded by the coding sequence ATGAGCCAAGATATCAAACAGATGCGAGTCAAAATATTTGATGAGCTATCAAAGATTGTGGATCCGGAAATTAACACATCAATTGTAGAATTAGAATTAATTGATGAGGTTGATATTGATAACAGCAATGTTAAAGTTGATTTACATCTAACAAGTCCATTCTGTCCAGCAGTATTCGGTTTTAAGATTTGTCAAGATGTTCACGATAATCTATTGAAAGTAGATGGTGTTGAAGACGTTAAAGTTAATGTTTCAAATCACTTTATGGCTGAACAGATTAACAATCAAGTAAACAATAGTCCAAAACCAAAAAAGTTAGGTTAA